From the Fictibacillus halophilus genome, the window ATTGTGTGAAGGGCTTCATTCATACGTATTCACACCTGATCCTGTTCTTTGACGTTCCACTGGATCTTCATACATTGAGTCGTTCACTTGCAGAGAAAACAGCACTGCTCGCCAAACATTCAGAAACGACATTTATCACAGAAGAGCTTTACCATACGATAAATGAGCCTTTTCATGTTCATGTCACTAAGGAACAGCTGTTAGAAATGATGGAGCAAAAGATAGAGGAAGTGGATGATTCAACGTTAAAAGAGTCATTGAATCTCCTGAAACAACAGATGATTGAGCCAAGTCTCAGTCCTGCTATTGTAAAAGGGTTGATCTTAAATCTGAATAATCATCCAGCATGTAAGCAGATTGCTTTTTTGATTCAGGGTTGTCTGAATAGTGATTGAAACAAAAAAATCCTCCCGTAGTAACAGGAGGATTTCTTTGTTTTAGACTTTCTTCGTTGCAAGTTGATTGGAGTGTAAGGTGCGAGACTCCTGGGGGATAAGCGGGACAGGTGAGACTCTTAACAGCGCATAGCGCTAAGAGGCTCACCGCACGCCCCCCGGAAAGGGAGCACCTGGAACGGAAATCAACCACTCTCCTAATCAACAAAGCATACCAAAACAAGTCATAATTATCTCTTTTTAAGTTCTTCCACAATCAGCTTGTTTACAAGTGGAGGGTTTGCTTTCCCTTTTGTTTCTTTCATCACTTGCCCAACAAGGAATCCGACTGCTTTTTCTTTTCCGTCTTTATAATCCGCAACGGATTGCTCGTTCGCATCAAGGATCTTCACGACGATTTCGCGGATTGCTCCTTCGTCTGAGATCTGCACGAGACCTTTTTCCTTTACGATTTTCTCTGCGTCGCCACCGTTCTCAATCAACTCTTTGAAGACCGTCTTCGCGATCTTGTTAGAGATCGTTCCGTCAGCGATCAGCTTAATCATACCAGCAAGACCTTCAGCTGTTAGAGCCGTTTGATCGAGCTCTTTGTTTTCATTATTTAAGTACGCGCTCACTTCACCCATGATCCAGTTGGAAGCTTGCTTCGCATCTGCACCTGCTGTAATTGTCGCTTCGAAGAAATCAGCCATCTCTTTTGTCATCGTTAATACTTTCGCGTCATATTCAGGTAGACCGAAGTCACCTACATAACGCTTTTGACGAGCATCGGGTAGCTCCGGAATGTCCGATTTCACACGATCCATCCACTCTTCATCGATAAAAATGGATACGAGGTCAGGCTCTGGGAAGTAGCGATAGTCGTCAGATCCTTCTTTTACACGCATCAGGATTGTCGTTTTCGTCGCTTCATCATATCGGCGAGTCTCTTGAAGAATCTCTCCTCCAGCTGAAACCACTTCACGCTGACGCTTCTCTTCATGCTCTAACCCTTTTTGTACGAAAGCAAACGAGTTTAAGTTCTTGAGCTCTGCTTTTGTTCCAAACTTCTCTTGACCTACTGGACGAATTGAGATGTTCGCGTCACAGCGCAATGAACCTTCTTCCATCTTACAGTCAGATACACCTGTATATTGAATGATCGCTTTAAGCTTTTCTAAATACGCATAAGCTTCTTCTGGCGTACGAATATCCGGCTCAGATACGATTTCAACAAGAGGCGTTCCTTGACGGTTCAAATCGACAAGCGATCCGTCTGCTGTATGCGTCAGCTTACCTGCATCCTCTTCCATATGGATACGCGTGATGCCGATTTTCTTTTTGTTTCCGCCCACTTCGATCTCGATCCAGCCATGTTCACCGATCGGCTTATCAAACTGTGACACTTGGTAGGCTTTCGGATTATCTGGATAAAAGTAGTTCTTGCGGTCAAATTTTGTTTCTCTATTGATTTCGCAGTTAAGCGCAAGTGCTGCACGCATCGCAAAATCTACAGCTTGATGGTTCACAACAGGCAACACGCCAGGATGTCCTAAACAGATCGGACACACATTCGTGTTTGGCGGTGCACCAAAGTTTGTAGAACAGCCACAGAAAATCTTAGTGTTCGTTTTTAATTCAACGTGTACTTCTAATCCAATTATCGTTTCAAATTCGCTCATTTTCTGCACCCCCTACAGCTTCGGCTTTTCTGTGTGATGATCTGTTGCTTGTTCAAACGCATGTGCTACGCGATAAATCGTGCTCTCGTCAAAATGCTTACCGATGATCTGAAGTCCGATCGGCAGTCCATCTGAGAATCCACAAGGTACAGAGATCGCAGGCACACCTGCTAAGTTAACCGGAATTGTTAGAATATCGTTCATGTACATCGTTAAAGGATCTTTCGTCATAGATCCACATTTAAACGATGCAGATGGCGTTGTCGGCCCGATGATCACATCATATTTTTCAAAAATGTTCGTAAAGTCTTCTTTAATCAGCGTACGAACTTTTTGTGCTTTTTTATAATAAGCATCGTAGTATCCAGAGCTTAACGCGAACGTTCCAAGCATGATGCGGCGTTTTACTTCCTCACCAAACCCTTCGCTTCTAGACTGCTTGTACATCTCGATCAAGTTCTCGCTGTTATCTGAACGCAGTCCGTAACGAACGCCATCAAAACGTGAAAGGTTAGCAGAAGCTTCAGATGATGACAGCAAGTAGTATGTTGCAAGCGCATAACGAGAGTGCGGCAGAGACACTTCCTCCCATGTTGCTCCAAGTCCTTCAAGTATTTTTAGAGCTTCCATCACACGCTCTTTTACGCCAGGCTCTACACCTTCACCTAGGTATTCTTTTGGAACCGCAATCTTAAGTCCTTTTACATCACCAGTAAAAGAAGCCAAGTAATCTGGGATGTCCACTTTTGCAGAAGTAGAATCCATCGGGTCGTTCCCTGCAATGGCTTGCAGTAGGTATGCATTGTCTTCAACGTTACGCGTTACAGGACCGATCTGGTCGAGTGATGACGCGAACGCGACTAAGCCGTAACGAGAAACCAGTCCGTACGTCGGCTTTAATCCAACAACCCCACAGAACGCAGCAGGCTGACGGATCGAGCCACCTGTATCAGAGCCTAGTGAGAAGAGTACTTCACTAGCTGCGACGGATGCCGCAGACGCACCGGAAGAACCTCCTGGTACACAAGAAAGGTCCCACGGGTTATGAGTTGGGTGGAATCCGGAGTTCTCGTTTGATGAGCCCATCGCAAACTCGTCCATGTTCAATTTTCCGATCGTGATCGTGTCCGCTTGATTCAAGCGTTCCACAACGGTTGCATCATAGATCGGTTCGAAGTTTTCTAAAATTCGAGACGCACATGTTGTACGAATCCCTTTTGTTACGATGTTATCTTTGATTCCGATCGGCATACCAAAGAGCAGTCCTCTGTCAGCACCGGAAACGAGCTTTTCATCTAATTGTTTAGCCTTAATGCGGCTGTATTCTTCATTTAAGGTTAAAAACGCCTTTACTTTACCATCTACTTGATGAATGCGGTCAAACGTCGCATCCACAATGTCAGTTACACTCAATTCTTTTGTATGTAATAACTGATGCAGTTCTGAGATCTTTTTATCTAAAATCGACATACGTGGTCTTTCCTCCTACTCCAAAATGTTCGGAACTTTAAACTGGCCATCTCTTTCTGAAGGCGCATTTTTCATCGCCTCATCAACTGATACAGAATTTCTCACTTCGTCTTTGCGAAGGATATTCTTCAGTTCCAGAACGTGTGTAGTCGGCTCCACGTTATCTGTATCGAGTTCGTTCAGTTCTTCAGCAAACCCGATGATCTTATCTAATTGTTCAGTCAGCATTTCGGCTTCTTCCTCCGTAACCGCTAACCTGGCTAAATGCGCCACGTGCTTCACTTGATCTTTCGAAATTCGAGACAAGCATGCCACCTCCAAGACTTTCTATACGAAAAGTATTATTCTGATGATAACAAAAAGCTTGCTGTATAAGCAACTTGAGGACGGAACATTCACGAAATTGAGTTATTTTTATGGGGTTTTTGTGGGATTTGGGGTTTGGTTTGCAGGTGCGCTTGTTTACGCGTTCGCCGGTAAATGGGTTGTGAGCACCGATGTGACGCGTGTGACCACCTGAAAATGCACCGCTACCACCTGAAGGCATCACTAATGCCGTACAAACAGCTCTCAAGATATAAAAAAGAATCTACTTTTACGTAGATTCTTCCGTATAGATACTTAAATCATTTAAATTCCCCACTCATGAAGCTCTAAACGACGTACGCCTTCTTTAACGTAAGGATCTTCTTCTGCTAATTGTTTCGCCTCGTCTAGTGACTCCGCTTTATAAACGACCATACCGCCTGCTCCGTCTAAAAATGGTCCTTTTAGATGAACTTTATCTTGTGTCACAAGCTCTGCTAGGTAATCGAGATGTGCCTGACGGAACTCTTGATTAAGCTCTGGTTTTTCCATATGTAAAATTGCTGCGAAATATGTCATGTTTGTTACCTCCCTCATTGTTACTCTCATCTTACTATAGTCAGCTCCATGCACAAAAGAAAAACATCCGGTCAGGAAAACCAGATGTCTTAATCTTTTCCGTAGCTCGAATCTTTCGTAGGATGGTGAAGCATCCCTTCTTTTGGCGGTGCTTTCTTTTCGATCAAGTCCCGGTTCATGTTCGTGTTCCAGCCGATATCATTGGTAGGATGCACCCACTCTTCACCTGCCATCACCTCTGGATCTGTGTCTGTGCTCCAGTTGTTGAGTGGTGAATTGGACGAATCGTAAAAGCTATCTCCGATTACGACACCGTGTTCATTTACAAACGGTGCTTCCATCTTCATTCCTGTACCTTTAAAATCAGGAGAACTGATCTGATGAGGCAGCGTTTCATCCAGATCGACTTCAGGAACACTCTTCTGTTGCTTTTTATCTTTTGACATCTTCACACCTGCTTCCATATCGTTATACGATTAACTTTTCCTGAAGCGGCGTGTACAATCCATTTTTTCTTTGCAGATTGTGTGAAGACTTATAAATTTTTTTGAGGACTTATAAAAAAATTTGAAGACTTATAAATTTTTTTCAAGACTTATAAATTCTGATGAAGACTTATAAATGAAAAATCCCTACATAAAAAACCCTTTCTCAGGCGAGAAAGGGCACAATTTTGATAATTAAAGTGTTTCTGAAGTTGTTTTTGCTTGCATGTGAAGTGTTAGGTAGTCTGGGCCACCAGCTTTTGAGTCAGTTCCAGACATGTTGAATCCGCCAAATGGCTGGTATCCAACGATTGCACCTGTACATCCACGGTTAATGTAGAAGTTACCTACGTGGAACTCTTCACGCGCGCGCTCGATGTGCTCACGGTTGTTTGAAAGAAGTGCACCTGTAAGACCGTAATCTGTGTTGTTTGCGATTTCCATCATGTGATCGAAGTCACGCGCTTTACACACAGCTACAACTGGTCCAAAGATTTCTTCTTGCATCAAGCGAGCTTTTTCATCAACGTCAGCAAAGATCGTTGGCTGGATGAAGTAACCTTTAGAGTCGTCGCCTTCTCCACCGGTCATCAGACGGCCTTCTTCTTTACCGATTTCAATGTACTTCATGATTTTGTTGAAAGAAGCTTGATCGATTACCGGCCCCATGTATGTGCCAACTTCTTCTGGGCTGCCCATTGTTAGAGTCTTAGTAAGAGCTACAGCTTTTTCTAAAACTTCGTCATACACGTCTTGGTGGATAACGGCACGAGATCCAGCAGAACATTTTTGTCCAGAGAATCCGAATGCAGAGTAAACGATTGAGCTAGCTGCTAATTCAAGATCAGCGTCACGGTCAACAACAACTGTGTCTTTTCCGCCCATTTCAGCAATTACACGCTTCAACCAGATTTGGCCAGGGTGTACTTTTGCTGCGCGCTCATAGATACGGCAACCAACTTCACGAGAACCTGTGAATGATACAAAACGCGTTTTCGGGTGGTCTACTAGGTAATCACCGATCTCTGCTCCGCTTCCAGGAACAAAGTTAAGTACACCTGCAGGAAGTCCTGCTTCTTCCATCACTTGAACGAACATCGCTGCAATAACCGGAGTTGAGTTCGCTGGCTTCAACAATACTGTGTTACCAGAAACGAACGCAGCTGCTGCAGTACCTGCCATGATCGCAAACGGGAAGTTGAATGGAGAGATAACGATACCTACTCCAAGTGGAATATAGTTAAATTTATTGATTTCGCCATCGCGGCTTACTACTGGTTGTCCAGCTTTAAGTTTGATCGCTTGACGTGCATAGTATTCTAAAAAGTCGATAGCTTCAGCTGTGTCAGCGTCTGCTTCTTTCCATGGCTTACCTGCTTCTTTTGTAAGCATAGCGGAGAATTCATATTTACGGCGGCGGATGATCGCTGCTGCACGGAACAAGATGTTCGCGCGGTGCTCAGGATCCCACTTTTTCCAAGATTCGAAAGCTGTTAATGCAGCTTGCATCGCTTGCTCAGCATGATCTTGAGTCGCTTTAGAAACAGATCCAATCACTTCTTCTTTGTTAGCTGGATTTATAGAAACAATCTTCTCATCTGTCGTGATTTTTTCACTGCCGATAACAAGTGGAAACTCTGTACCAAGCTTTGAGTTAATAAGCTTCAAGCCTGCTTCATAAGCTTCCTTGTTTGCAGGAACTGAAAAATCCATAAATGGTTCATGACGGTATTCACGTGTCATAATAAATTCCCCTCCTATTAAAGCGTTTTCATTATTGGGTTTCCCACGTTCATTCTACATGAACATAGCGGTTTGTTCAAACAAACTGATAATAGTCAGAATTCTTTATTTTCAAGGGATATCGTGCATTTTTGTATCTTTTTTCTTTGTAGTGAATGAATAGTAAAGTTTTTCGTGATTTGTTTAGAAGATTTAAAGTGTGAAACGAATAAATATGAGTTTTAGTCGCTGTTAAGTATATTTTTCCAAGAGAGTCCTTGAAAGTGGTTCACTTTTGTTCAATATAGTTCCGTTTTGTACTGCACAGAGCTGTCTTCAGGTGGTCGCGATGCAATTTCAAGTGGTAACATGCGTGTTATCAGTGCTCACAACCACTTTACAGGTGAAAAAGAAGCATTTTCAGGTGGAAACAGCCAATTTAGCGGCGAACGCGTAACAAATATAAAAACACGTACCGTAAAATTTTCAAACCATAGTTCCATTGATGGCTGCATCCCCAGGAACTTCTCACCTTGCACAACAAAAGCCCACTAACCTTAAAGGTAGTGGGCTTTCTTAAATCTTTATTTACGATAAATATGCACAAACGGTTCTTCTTGCGTTGTTTCGTCCTTTACGATGAGCGCCTCTGGCTGATCGACAGCTGAACCGATATATACTTCTACTGGCACATTCGGCAGCTCGCCTAGTGCAGACGTCGCCACGAACTGGGTAAAGGAGATGATCTCTGCTTTACCGCGGAACTGAACAGGAATCTCTAGCGTCATACGCTCTAGGTTACCGTCTTTATAGTAGCCTTTCCCGATTACGCCGATATAGTTAGGAAAATACTCCTGAACCTTTGATTTAAAAGTGGTGAACTTTTCGTAGTCACTTCGCTTCTTTTTTGAAGCTGCGTCAGATGGGAACAGCACATAATCTTCATCTACGTCTTCCCATGAACTTACTGAGCTGCTTCCTTTTTTCACAACGCCTGAAGCAAAGAAGTTTCCAGGTGTTACAGAATCACGTTCTTCTTCTTGATATAGAGCAAATACGATCGGCACATCTTTAAGCTTTGGATCTGTGCGCAAACGGCTTGCCACTTGTCCAGCTATTTTCTGTGCTTCTTGTTTCACTTTTTCACGCTCAAGCTTAACTTCACCAGGATAGATCAAGCCTTGTTGGTTAACGTCATAGTAGTACGTGGAGTTAAAGGATAACCCGACTACCACACCGCCAAGCTTTACTTTTCCATCACCGCTCTGAACGAGGTAGTTATGCTCAAGAACATACGAAAGATATTTAGGGTTGTTCTTGTTTGCTTCTAGCATCTTATCTTTGTAGCCTGGGTCACCTTCGTCTACTTTTACACCTAGCTTAGGATTCAATCCTGTTTGGTCTAGCTTGCTCTTGCTTTTTCCAGGCTCTTCATCTGCTCTCTTCAGCCAATTCGTTACTGTTGGCTCATTGAGATATTGTCCTTCTTGGAAAAAGTACTTGTCTGTACTGAATGTGTCTTGAGCGATGCGCATCAAGCCCATCTCAAACTCGTTGATATCAAGCCGGTTATCAACGCCATAACGAATTACACCACGAGCACCACCTGGTTCGAACGGAAAAATACTTCGATAGTACTTTTCACCAGTGTTAATTTCCCCTGTTATAATCGCTTTCTCATCTTTTTTGCCCTTTTCTTGCACGATCTTTTCTTCTTTTTCCAGCTCATCGCCACCCCAGCAGCCGGTCAAAAGCAGTAAAGTACTTAAGAAAAGGAGCCCAACCCGTTTCATCATTACGGACACTCCTCTAGTATTGTTGGTTAGCTCTCGCCAATCTTATTTGTTAAGCTCGTCCACCAATTTTTGCTCATCCCAGATTTCAATACCCAGCGTCTTCGCTTTATCAAGCTTAGATCCAGCATCTTCTCCTGCGATCAGCATATCTGTATTCTTACTCACGCTTCCAGTCACTTTCGCTCCTAGGCGCTCCAATTTTTCTTTTGCATCATTACGAGTCAGAATCGACAGTTTACCTGTTAACACCACCGTTTTTCCTGCAAAAGGTGTATCCAGATCTTCAACCTTTACAAGCTTCGGACCTTTGTATTCCATGTTCATACCTAACGTTTTTAGCTCTGCTACGAGCTCGTGCACTTCTGGCTTCGAAAAATAAAGAAGGATAGAGTCAGCCATCTTTTCACCGATCTCTTCAACAGCTAAGAGTTCCTCTTTAGAAGCACTCATCAAACCATCCATCGATTCAAAACGCTGTGCGATCGTCTTTGCCGCTTTCGCTCCAACGTGACGAATGCCAAGCCCAAATAGAAGGCGCTCTAATGAATTTTCTTTCGACTTTTCAATCGCTGCAAGCAAATTATCTACCGACTTCTCACCCATACGCTCTAATTCTAACAGTTTCTCGCGCTCTAGCTTAAACAAATCGGCAAAGTTTTGAATTAATTTTTCCTTAAATAGCTGTGCGACTACTTTTTCACCAAGCCCATCAATGTTCATGGCGTTTCGGGATACGAAGTGAATGAATCCTTCTCGAATCTGTGCCGGGCATTGCGGGTTCAAGCACCTTAACGCCACTTCCCCGTCTAAACGCTCTAGCTTGCTGTCGCACTCTGGGCACTCTGTTGGCATATTAAAATCGATCTCATCACCAGTACGGCGCTCTGTGATCACATTCACGACTTCAGGGATGATGTCACCGGCTTTTTTAACAACCACATAATCACCGAGCTTGATATCTTTTTCACGGATCAAGTCTTCATTATGTAAAGAAGCACGCTTTACCGTCGTTCCCGCTACTAAAACAGGCTGCAGCAGTGCAGTGGGAGTCACGACACCTGTACGTCCTACGTTCAACTCGATGCCTTCAAGCTTTGTTACCACTTCTTCAGCTGGGAACTTATACGCGATCGCCCAACGCGGGTTCTTCGCCGTGAATCCTAGCTCCTCTTGCTGATACAGAGAGTTCACTTTGATTACGATTCCATCGATTTCATACGGAAGGTCTGGTCGCTTCTCCTGCCAGCTATTCACATATTCGATGACTTCTTCGATGTTCGCGCACTTTTTCCATTCTGGATTCGTTTTAAAACCTAAGTGGTTTAAGTATGTTAAGCTTTCGTCGTGCGAATCGACCGAATGACCTTCAAGCTTTCCTACACCATAAAGAAAAATATCGAGATTACGGCTCGCTGCAATCTTTGGATCAAGCTGACGAAGAGAACCCGCTGCTGCGTTCCGTGGATTCGCAAAAAGCTCTTGTCCTTCTTCTTCTCGATGTGCATTCAGCTTTTGGAAGGATTTCTTCGGCATGAACGCCTCGCCTCGTACTTCAAGCATCACATCTTCTTTTAACTTAAATGGAATAGAACGGATCGTTTTTAAATTATTCGTGATATCCTCACCGATTGTGCCGTCACCGCGTGTAGCTCCACGAACAAAACGACCATCTTGATACGTGAGGGATACGGCTAGTCCGTCGATCTTGAGTTCGGCAACATACGATACGTTCGAACCTACACCATCTCTTACACGGCGGTCAAAATCTCGCAGATCTTGATCGTTGAAGGCATTGCCGAGGCTCAGCATCGGTACGGTATGTTCTACTTTTTCAAAAAAGTCCAAAACAGCACCGCCTACACGTGAGGTAGGCGAGTGCTCGTCATGAAGTTCTGGATGATTGTTTTCAAGCTCGATCAGCTCTTTCATAAGCTGATCATATTCAGCATCAGGTACAGACGGCTTGTCTAGTACATGATATTCATAATTATATTTTTCTAGCATTTCCCGGAGTTCCAGGATGCGCTCCTTGGCTTGTTCTTCGTTCAACCCGTTCCACTCCTTCTTTTCTTACGCTTTTTCAATCGGGGCAAATTTAGCAAGCAGTCTTTTCACACCTACAGGCTGCGGAAACGCGATGTCGAGTTCCATTGAATCTCCTGAACCACGCATGCTTACAACGGTCCCTGTTTCCCATTTGCGGTGTTTGACTTTGTCGCCTACTCTCCATTCCAGTTTCTCCCCACCAGAAGATTGATAGACAGGTGTAACCATTTTCTTTTTCGGTGCCATGAACGATGGCGTAGCTCCTCCACCCGAGCGAGCACTCGCTCCCCACGGCACAGATGGTTTCTCTTTAACTTCGGTTTCGATAAGATCTTCTGGAATCTCAGCGATAAAACGAGATTCCGGATTTGTCGTCGTACGTCCATAAAGGGTACGCATTCTAGCATTTGTTAAGAATAATTCTTCTTCCGCACGTGTGATCCCAACATATGCGAGACGACGTTCTTCTTCCATCTCATTCTCTTCAAAAAGAGCACGGCTATGCGGGAATACCCCTTCTTCAAGACCCATCAAGAAGACCATCGGAAACTCCAGACCTTTTGCAGAGTGAAGGGTCATCAGTACGACAGATTCTTTCGGCTTATCATCTGCTGCATCTTCATCGAGCTTATCAATATCTGCAACAAGTGCAAGATCAGTTAAGAACGCGATCAATGATTTATCATCTTGTTTCTTTTCAAAGTCTTGCGTAACAGAAATAAACTCGTCGATGTTCTCTAAACGGCTTTGTGCTTCGATCGTTTTCTCAGCTTTTAGCGCATCACGATAGCCCGTCTTGCTAAGCACTTCTTCTGTTAGTTCAGTCACAGAAAGAAATTCCTGCTGACGCGTCCAGTTCGTAACAAACTCTGAAAACTCTCTTAAAGAGTTTGTTGCACGTGCACTAAGACCAATCTGTTCAACTTCTTGAAGCGCTTGATACATGGAAAGATCATTGTTTGCCGCATACTGTGCCACTTTATCCATAGAAGACGCACCAATCCCGCGCTTCGGTACATTTACGATACGTTGCAGTGAAATATCATCGTCTGGATTCGATATCAATCGAAGATACGCTAAGATGTCTTTAATCTCTTTTCTATCATAGAACTTTGTGCCGCCGACGATATTGTACGGAATGTTCGACTTAATCAAAACTTCCTCAATAACACGAGATTGAGCATTTGTTCGATACAGGATTGCGATGTCATTATACGAACGTTTGCCTGATGATACGGCTTCACGAATCTTACCTGTTACGTAATAGCTCTCACCTTGCTCATCATCGCCTTGGTAGTACGTGATGCTTGCGCCATCCGTATTATCTGTCCAAAGATTCTTTGGCTTACGGTTCATGTTGTTTTCGATCACTTTATTGGCTGCTTGAAGAATCTTTTTCGTAGAACGATAGTTTTGCTCTAATAGGATAACTTCAGCATCATTGTAGTCTTTTTCAAACGATAGAATGTTCGCGATATCTGCGCCACGCCAGCCATAGATAGACTGATCAGAGTCTCCTACCACACAAAGGTTGCGGAATCGATCAGCTAGCATTTTAACGAGCATATATTGCGCTCTGTTCGTATCTTGATACTCATCCACATGAATATATTGAAACTTGCGTTGATAGAACTCGAGCACTTCAGGTACTTTTGCGAAAAGCTGGATCGTCGTCATGATCAGATCAT encodes:
- the gatB gene encoding Asp-tRNA(Asn)/Glu-tRNA(Gln) amidotransferase subunit GatB, producing MSEFETIIGLEVHVELKTNTKIFCGCSTNFGAPPNTNVCPICLGHPGVLPVVNHQAVDFAMRAALALNCEINRETKFDRKNYFYPDNPKAYQVSQFDKPIGEHGWIEIEVGGNKKKIGITRIHMEEDAGKLTHTADGSLVDLNRQGTPLVEIVSEPDIRTPEEAYAYLEKLKAIIQYTGVSDCKMEEGSLRCDANISIRPVGQEKFGTKAELKNLNSFAFVQKGLEHEEKRQREVVSAGGEILQETRRYDEATKTTILMRVKEGSDDYRYFPEPDLVSIFIDEEWMDRVKSDIPELPDARQKRYVGDFGLPEYDAKVLTMTKEMADFFEATITAGADAKQASNWIMGEVSAYLNNENKELDQTALTAEGLAGMIKLIADGTISNKIAKTVFKELIENGGDAEKIVKEKGLVQISDEGAIREIVVKILDANEQSVADYKDGKEKAVGFLVGQVMKETKGKANPPLVNKLIVEELKKR
- the gatA gene encoding Asp-tRNA(Asn)/Glu-tRNA(Gln) amidotransferase subunit GatA — encoded protein: MSILDKKISELHQLLHTKELSVTDIVDATFDRIHQVDGKVKAFLTLNEEYSRIKAKQLDEKLVSGADRGLLFGMPIGIKDNIVTKGIRTTCASRILENFEPIYDATVVERLNQADTITIGKLNMDEFAMGSSNENSGFHPTHNPWDLSCVPGGSSGASAASVAASEVLFSLGSDTGGSIRQPAAFCGVVGLKPTYGLVSRYGLVAFASSLDQIGPVTRNVEDNAYLLQAIAGNDPMDSTSAKVDIPDYLASFTGDVKGLKIAVPKEYLGEGVEPGVKERVMEALKILEGLGATWEEVSLPHSRYALATYYLLSSSEASANLSRFDGVRYGLRSDNSENLIEMYKQSRSEGFGEEVKRRIMLGTFALSSGYYDAYYKKAQKVRTLIKEDFTNIFEKYDVIIGPTTPSASFKCGSMTKDPLTMYMNDILTIPVNLAGVPAISVPCGFSDGLPIGLQIIGKHFDESTIYRVAHAFEQATDHHTEKPKL
- the gatC gene encoding Asp-tRNA(Asn)/Glu-tRNA(Gln) amidotransferase subunit GatC, with amino-acid sequence MSRISKDQVKHVAHLARLAVTEEEAEMLTEQLDKIIGFAEELNELDTDNVEPTTHVLELKNILRKDEVRNSVSVDEAMKNAPSERDGQFKVPNILE
- a CDS encoding YciI family protein is translated as MTYFAAILHMEKPELNQEFRQAHLDYLAELVTQDKVHLKGPFLDGAGGMVVYKAESLDEAKQLAEEDPYVKEGVRRLELHEWGI
- a CDS encoding DUF3905 domain-containing protein; protein product: MSKDKKQQKSVPEVDLDETLPHQISSPDFKGTGMKMEAPFVNEHGVVIGDSFYDSSNSPLNNWSTDTDPEVMAGEEWVHPTNDIGWNTNMNRDLIEKKAPPKEGMLHHPTKDSSYGKD
- the pruA gene encoding L-glutamate gamma-semialdehyde dehydrogenase, with amino-acid sequence MTREYRHEPFMDFSVPANKEAYEAGLKLINSKLGTEFPLVIGSEKITTDEKIVSINPANKEEVIGSVSKATQDHAEQAMQAALTAFESWKKWDPEHRANILFRAAAIIRRRKYEFSAMLTKEAGKPWKEADADTAEAIDFLEYYARQAIKLKAGQPVVSRDGEINKFNYIPLGVGIVISPFNFPFAIMAGTAAAAFVSGNTVLLKPANSTPVIAAMFVQVMEEAGLPAGVLNFVPGSGAEIGDYLVDHPKTRFVSFTGSREVGCRIYERAAKVHPGQIWLKRVIAEMGGKDTVVVDRDADLELAASSIVYSAFGFSGQKCSAGSRAVIHQDVYDEVLEKAVALTKTLTMGSPEEVGTYMGPVIDQASFNKIMKYIEIGKEEGRLMTGGEGDDSKGYFIQPTIFADVDEKARLMQEEIFGPVVAVCKARDFDHMMEIANNTDYGLTGALLSNNREHIERAREEFHVGNFYINRGCTGAIVGYQPFGGFNMSGTDSKAGGPDYLTLHMQAKTTSETL
- a CDS encoding CamS family sex pheromone protein encodes the protein MMKRVGLLFLSTLLLLTGCWGGDELEKEEKIVQEKGKKDEKAIITGEINTGEKYYRSIFPFEPGGARGVIRYGVDNRLDINEFEMGLMRIAQDTFSTDKYFFQEGQYLNEPTVTNWLKRADEEPGKSKSKLDQTGLNPKLGVKVDEGDPGYKDKMLEANKNNPKYLSYVLEHNYLVQSGDGKVKLGGVVVGLSFNSTYYYDVNQQGLIYPGEVKLEREKVKQEAQKIAGQVASRLRTDPKLKDVPIVFALYQEEERDSVTPGNFFASGVVKKGSSSVSSWEDVDEDYVLFPSDAASKKKRSDYEKFTTFKSKVQEYFPNYIGVIGKGYYKDGNLERMTLEIPVQFRGKAEIISFTQFVATSALGELPNVPVEVYIGSAVDQPEALIVKDETTQEEPFVHIYRK
- the ligA gene encoding NAD-dependent DNA ligase LigA, whose translation is MNEEQAKERILELREMLEKYNYEYHVLDKPSVPDAEYDQLMKELIELENNHPELHDEHSPTSRVGGAVLDFFEKVEHTVPMLSLGNAFNDQDLRDFDRRVRDGVGSNVSYVAELKIDGLAVSLTYQDGRFVRGATRGDGTIGEDITNNLKTIRSIPFKLKEDVMLEVRGEAFMPKKSFQKLNAHREEEGQELFANPRNAAAGSLRQLDPKIAASRNLDIFLYGVGKLEGHSVDSHDESLTYLNHLGFKTNPEWKKCANIEEVIEYVNSWQEKRPDLPYEIDGIVIKVNSLYQQEELGFTAKNPRWAIAYKFPAEEVVTKLEGIELNVGRTGVVTPTALLQPVLVAGTTVKRASLHNEDLIREKDIKLGDYVVVKKAGDIIPEVVNVITERRTGDEIDFNMPTECPECDSKLERLDGEVALRCLNPQCPAQIREGFIHFVSRNAMNIDGLGEKVVAQLFKEKLIQNFADLFKLEREKLLELERMGEKSVDNLLAAIEKSKENSLERLLFGLGIRHVGAKAAKTIAQRFESMDGLMSASKEELLAVEEIGEKMADSILLYFSKPEVHELVAELKTLGMNMEYKGPKLVKVEDLDTPFAGKTVVLTGKLSILTRNDAKEKLERLGAKVTGSVSKNTDMLIAGEDAGSKLDKAKTLGIEIWDEQKLVDELNK